The Magnolia sinica isolate HGM2019 chromosome 9, MsV1, whole genome shotgun sequence genome contains a region encoding:
- the LOC131255247 gene encoding receptor-like protein 6 has protein sequence MDLLVSATSKAFPFPIFSILRILFLSSLLFFSSFVFATENNSRALPTQHQCIEDHFSALLSLMQGFNFSNDSKTTLSSWNLDNRDCCSWEGITCDGATGHVISLDLSDLSISGQIDFESLFHLRSLQSLNLAYNNFDSSPIPSGFDQLTSLTHLNLSSSDFYGQIPSEISILTSLVSLDLSYNPLQLNNPNMGTLLQNLSSLRELYLDYVNISAQGSEWGPALSSSLPRLRKLSLSDCYLSGPIHSSLSKLHFLSELDLSYNNPFSVLPNFMGDFSSLTSLRLIGCGLQGEFPESIFRLPNLKALYVSYNPLLTGEIPQNNTLRELFLTNTGFCSKLRDSFGNSKMLAMLALGNCNLSGPFPSWLVNLDKLVNLDLSSNALSGPLPSWLVKLDKLENLDLSYNGLSGPIPSSYGNALPNLKELHFSNNSLSGTIPLLLFSLPSLRVLDLSVNQFSGRLGEFHNASSSPLEKIFLDNNNLEGPIPRSIFELTKLTFLRLQSNSFNGSIPSLHENELWNCERLFLSNNSLSGTIPSSLFSLPSLRVLDLSTNQFSGQLGKFHNTSSSLLEKIYLDHNNLQGPIHMSIFELTNLKYLMLSSNNFSGDVDLSLFKALKKLQFLDLSDNNFSVHDGGSNSTSISFPHIVYLLLRSCNISKFPGILKNQEELYSLDLSNNRINGEIPNWIWSVGNGILANLNLSHNALKGLEQPFPHLSLSSLEYLDLSFNMLEGSIPIPPPFIYFFSLSSNNLSGEVPLLLCNYTFLQVLDLSENYFNGSIPQCLGEVSDALTVLNLGGNAFHGTLLQTFKDECTLETLDLNGNRLEGQVPRSLAKCKKLEVLNLGNNQIHDTFPFWLENLSQLRVLILGSNKFHGTIAHPLTNHTFPLLQIFDLSSNSFMGSLPSNLFKSWKAMMVEEGKSQSQFLSKKIRNGYYQDKVTIVSKGRELELVKIIAAFTVVDLSRNQFHGDIPESVADLKSLRVLNMSYNRFTGRIPASLGNIKDLESLDLSNNNLSGKIPLQLTKLTFLEVLNLSQNLLVGSIPQGQQFNTFTDKSFLGNMKLCGPPLSKKCKDVEASPPFAQSQNKYDWDWEYAWIGFGIGYGVGLGTLFWTLALWTKGMREYTIFIDRMLLLIFPRDTFYLMQRYYEDWS, from the coding sequence ATGGATCTCCTCGTCTCTGCTACTAGTAAAGCCTTTCCATTTCCTATCTTCTCCATTCTCCggattctctttctctcttccctccttttcttctcctcttttgtcTTTGCCACTGAAAACAACAGTAGGGCCTTGCCAACCCAACATCAATGCATTGAAGACCATTTCTCTGCATTACTCAGCTTGATGCAGGGCTTTAACTTCTCTAATGACAGCAAGACTACACTGTCCTCTTGGAATCTTGATAACAGAGATTGCTGCTCATGGGAAGGCATCACGTGCGATGGTGCCACCGGTCACGTGATCAGCCTCGACCTCAGCGATCTCAGTATCTCCGGTCAGATTGATTTTGAAAGCCTCTTTCATCTTCGAAGCCTGCAGAGTCTCAACCTCGCTTACAATAACTTCGATTCCTCTCCAATCCCATCTGGTTTCGACCAACTCACCAGCTTGACCCATCTCAACCTTTCTTCTTCAGATTTTTATGGCCAAATCCCGTCGGAGATCTCAATCTTAACCAGTTTGGTTTCCCTCGATCTATCTTATAATCCCCTTCAACTCAATAACCCTAACATGGGAACACTCCTCCAAAACCTATCTAGTCTGAGAGAACTCTATCTCGACTATGTAAACATCTCAGCCCAGGGTAGTGAGTGGGGCCCAGCTCTATCCTCTTCACTCCCTCGTCTCCGCAAGTTGAGCTTGAGTGATTGTTATCTTTCAGGTCCCATTCATTCCTCCCTTTCAAAACTCCATTTCCTAAGTGAACTCGACCTCAGCTACAACAATCCCTTTTCTGTGCTACCCAACTTCATGGGGGACTTCTCTTCTTTAACATCACTGCGTCTCATTGGTTGTGGATTGCAAGGTGAATTTCCGGAGAGTATTTTCAGGCTGCCAAACCTAAAAGCTCTCTATGTATCTTACAATCCACTTCTCACAGGTGAAATCCCTCAAAACAATACTCTCCGGGAGCTGTTCCTAACCAACACTGGATTTTGTAGCAAGCTACGGGATTCGTTTGGTAATTCCAAAATGCTGGCCATGTTAGCACTTGGAAATTGCAACTTATCTGGCCCATTTCCATCATGGCTTGTGAATCTCGACAAACTCGTGAATTTGGATCTTTCATCCAATGCTCTCAGCGGACCATTGCCATCATGGCTTGTGAAGCTCGACAAGCTTGAAAATTTGGATCTTTCATACAATGGTTTAAGCGGTCCAATCCCTTCTTCCTATGGCAACGCGCTTCCAAATCTTAAAGAGCTCCACTTTTCCAACAATTCACTTAGTGGGACCATCCCGTTGTTGTTGTTTTCACTCCCGTCGTTACGAGTGTTGGATCTCTCAGTAAACCAATTTAGCGGTCGGCTTGGCGAGTTCCACAATGCATCCTCTTCACCATTAGAGAAAATCTTTTTGGATAATAACAACTTGGAAGGGCCTATTCCAAGGTCGATCTTTGAACTCACCAAGCTTACATTCCTCAGGCTTCAATCCAATAGTTTCAACGGCTCCATTCCTTCTTTACATGAAAATGAGCTTTGGAATTGTGAACGTCTTTTCTTGTCCAACAATTCACTTAGTGGGACCATCCCATCCTCATTGTTTTCACTTCCATCATTACGAGTGTTGGATCTCTCAACAAACCAATTTAGTGGCCAGCTTGGCAAGTTCCACAACACATCCTCTTCTCTATTAGAGAAAATCTATTTGGATCACAACAACTTGCAGGGGCCTATTCATATGTCCATCTTTGAACTCACAAATCTTAAATACCTCATGCTTTCATCAAATAATTTCAGTGGTGATGTGGACCTTTCCTTATTTAAAGCCCTTAAGAAACTCCAATTCCTTGATCTTTCAGATAATAACTTCTCAGTCCATGACGGTGGAAGCAATTCTACATCCATATCCTTCCCCCATATTGTATATTTGTTATTGAGGTCTTGCAACATTAGTAAATTTCCAGGCATCTTGAAAAACCAAGAGGAATTGTATTCTTTAGACCTTTCCAACAATAGAATCAATGGTGAAATACCCAACTGGATATGGAGTGTTGGAAATGGAATTTTAGCTAATTTGAATCTTTCTCATAATGCTTTGAAGGGATTAGAGCAACCTTTTCCTCATCTTTCCTTAAGTTCATTAGAATACCTTGATCTAAGTTTTAACATGTTAGAAGGCTCTATTCCAATCCCTCCACCCTTCATCTATTTCTTTTCACTTTCGAGCAATAATCTTAGTGGAGAAGTTCCCTTGCTGCTTTGCAATTATACATTCTTACAAGTCCTCGACCTATCTGAAAATTACTTCAATGGTTCGATTCCGCAATGTTTGGGTGAAGTTAGTGATGCCCTCACCGTGTTGAATCTTGGAGGAAATGCATTTCATGGCACCTTGCTTCAAACATTCAAAGATGAGTGCACTCTAGAGACGCTTGATCTCAATGGAAATCGGTTGGAAGGGCAGGTGCCAAGGTCTTTGGCCAAGTGCAAGAAGTTGGAGGTGTTAAACCTTGGAAATAATCAAATACATGATACCTTCCCTTTTTGGTTGGAAAATTTGTCCCAGTTGCGTGTTCTCATCTTGGGATCTAACAAATTTCATGGCACCATTGCACACCCCCTAACAAACCACACCTTTCCACTATTACAAATCTTCGACCTCTCTTCCAATAGCTTCATGGGTAGCttgccatcaaatctgttcaagagctggaaggcaatgatggtggAGGAGGGAAAATCCCAATCTCAGTTCCTTAGCAAAAAAATTAGAAATGGATACTATCAAGATAAAGTGACTATAGTGAGCAAAGGGCGAGAATTGGAACTGGTTAAGATCATTGCTGCTTTCACGGTAGTTGATCTCTCAAGGAACCAATTTCACGGGGATATACCAGAATCAGTTGCGGATCTAAAGTCACTGCGAGTGCTTAATATGTCATACAACCGTTTCACAGGCCGAATTCCAGCATCACTCGGGAATATAAAGGATCTTGAATCGTTAGATCTCTCGAATAATAATCTGTCAGGGAAGATCCCTCTGCAGTTAACAAAGCTAACGTTCCTAGAGGTGTTGAACCTTTCGCAGAACCTACTCGTAGGAAGCATACCACAAGGCCAACAATTCAATACATTCACAGATAAATCATTTCTAGGGAACATGAAATTATGTGGTCCTCCATTGTCGAAGAAATGCAAAGATGTTGAGGCTTCACCACCATTTGCACAATCACAAAACAAATATGACTGGGATTGGGAATATGCGTGGATTGGGTTTGGAATTGGGTATGGAGTGGGATTGGGTACTCTTTTCTGGACCCTAGCACTTTGGACAAAGGGAATGagagaatacactatattcattGATAGAATGCTTTTGTTGATTTTTCCACGTGACACATTTTATTTAATGCAACGATACTATGAGGATTGGAGCTAG